The nucleotide sequence TTTTCGTTGCTTGCTTCTTAAAACATTTCTAACCTTACTTAGGTTGATTCTCGCTGTTTCTCTGATGAATAATCTTTTAGAAAGACGAAGGGCCGTGGAAAAAAACGAGAAAACAACTCTGTTTGATAGAGTATCTTCTTGGTCTATCAAAGATATTCTCAACAGAGACCTCTTTAAGCAAAAGGTTTGTGATCTCTTTCCACCCCTTTGGTCAACAGTGCTTTTATCTTTGTTACTTTTATATCATGTTCCTCATCAGTGGTGTAATTTTTGAACAGAGAAAGATAATACCAGACAGGTTTGGAACTGTCTATGAATACGTTCACTGCTTCATTCCTCACCTACTCGAAGAAACTCGAACCGAGTTGTTCTCGAGCTTAAAATCTTTATCTAGGTCTCCTGTCTTTTTCACACATTCTATGGAGAAAAGGATCAAGGAATCTAGTGGAAGTTCGTCGAACACATTGCTCTACGACATAACATTAAGCAATGAAGATAATTTTAGTGCCAAGTACCAGCCAAAATGTGGAGATCTCATTGCTCTGACCAAGACAAGGCCAAGAAGAATTGATGACTTGGATCCCTTACTCCTTGTCTACGTATTCAAGATGGATGGTGATCTTATCATCTCTGTGCATGTGTCTAGATCGTTATCTCCTGGTGAGAAACATTCAATTCGTTTTGGTGTTTCCCTCACGACTTTAACAACAAACACAAGAATTTGGAATGCTTTGCACAACGAAGCAGCTAATTCGACTCTGATCCAGAGTGTTCTTCAGGGAAATAACCAGGTGCGTGTGAAGAAATAATCTTGTGTATAAATTTATGCTTATAGATTTTATAGGTTTAGTTTATAAGACTTCATATCAGTGATTATAACTTTAATATATCACTTGGATTATATATTATCACTATAATGTTTATTGTATAGCATGGTTAACCTGATTAGCATGTGCACTAAAACAATTTTGAAGTGCTTTATTTTTGCttctagattaattaacttttttttttctctatccaTCTTAAAACAGTGGTTTATTTTATGCTTCAGTTTGGTGATTAGTTGTTTTGCTTGTGTCACAGGCTACAGAAcagtgtttttgttttggtaatGACGATGACGATTCTGACCGTGTTTTGGATATAATCCGTTCAACCAAATTGAACAAATCCCAAGAAGCTGCAATCTTGAGCTGCGTGAAGACAACAAACTGTAGTCACAAGAACACTGTCAAACTGATATGGGGACCTCCGGGTACAGGTAAAACGAAGACAGTGGCGACCCTTCTCTTTGCTCTTCTCAAGCTACGGTGCAAAACAGTTGTGTGTGCTCCTACAAACACAGCTATTGTAGAGGTAACACAGAGACTTTTGGCTCTATTTAAGGAAACCTGCTCGTCAGAACTTGCTACTTGTGGGCTGGGGAGTATTGCCTTATCCGGAAACCGAGAGAGAATGGGAATAGACAAGAAGGATGATCTTCTCAATGTGTTTCTTGATGAGCGCATTGCTAAACTTGGTCACCTGTTCTCGCCATCATCCTCTGGTTGGAATCAGAGGTTAGAGTCACTGATACAATTTCTTGAGAACACAGAGTCTGCTTACAATGACTATGTAGATCCACTTGAGGACAACTCAGAGCCTTACAGTGACTATGTAGATCAAtctgaggaggaagaggagaaagaTACTTTTGGAGAGTTTGTCAGGGACGCTTTTAGTTACTTAAGTGAAGACCTAGAGACGGATATGGTTGATCTCTACACTCATCTTCCAAAGTCTTTCATTTCACCTGGAGTTGTGAAGAAAATGGAGGCAGCCCGTCAAGCGCTTCAACGCGTCAGATACTTCTTGAAGGAGAATGGCTCAGGAGATCAGTTGATAGAGGGAAGCTTTAAAATGGACTGCTTCAAGAGACTCGTCACTTTTGACTGTCTCCAGGCTCTAAGTTTGCTACCAAAATGTTTTGAGGAGATTCCAGACTTGTTGGAAACTGAAGATATCAAGAAATTTTGTCTCCAAAACGCGGATATAATCTTCTGCACAGCCTCAGGTGCTGCGGAACTGAATCCAGGAAGAACTGGAAGTATAGAGCTTCTCGTGGTCGATGAGGCGGCTCAGCTTAAAGAATGTGAATCAGTTGCTGCATTGCAGCTTCCTGGTTTGCGTCACGCTGTTCTAATAGGAGATGAGTACCAGTTACCAGCAATGGTTCATAACGAGGAATGCGAGAGGGCGAAGTTCGGAAGAAGTTTGTTTGAGAGGTTGGTTCTGCTTGGTCACAACAAGCACTTGCTTAACGTTCAGTACCGGATGCATCCTTCCATTAGCCGTTTCCCTAACAAGGAGTTTTATAGTGGGATGATCACAGATGCTCCGGTTGTTCAAGAAAGCATTTATCAGAAGAGGTTTCTTCAAGGAAACATGTTTGGTTCCTTTTCTTTTATCAACGTTGGTCGCGGACAAGAAGAGTTCGGTGATGGACATAGCCCTAAGAACATGGTTGAAGTTGCTGTGATTGCTGAGATCATATCTAATCTTTCCAAAGGTATTTTGATTagtaatttaagaaaatatgaatCTGTTTGTGTTTATTCTTACTATGCTTTTAAAATCTTGTAACAGTTTCAAGTGCAAGAAAGATGAAGGTGAATGTTGGGGTGATATCACCTTACAAAGGACAAGTCAGAGCCATCCAAGAGAGAGTCGGTTCCTTACCATCAGGTCAGCTTTTGACTCTGAATGTTCGATCTGTGGACGGGTTTCAAGGAGGGGAGGaggacatcatcatcatctcaacCGTTAGAAGTAACGGTAACGGCAAAGTGGGGTTTCTGAGCAACCGGCAGAGAGCAAACGTGGCACTGACTAGAGCAAGGCATTGTTTGTGGGTGGTTGGGAACGAGACGACTTTGGCACTAAGTGGTTCGATATGGGGGAAGCTGATAAGCGAGGCAAGGTCACGTGGATGTTTCTTTGAAGCTGCTGATGAGAAGAATCTGAGAGATGCCATGAATGATGCTTTGCTGGAAGATGTGTCTTCGAGTTTCGGAACTCTTTCTATTGGGAGGAATAGGGGAAGAGGTGGttggtagttttttttataaaaaaattgtctcATTGTCtcattttctgttttgttttttttgagtttttattttggtatgaAAACTTTGTGTGGgatttatgattttattatggtatttttctattttggttTCCAAATTTTCACATATAGAATTcgaattttcttaataaaaaaaatttaacatactGAATGGCTAATGAAGGAAGAAATTTATAACTCTTCTTTGAAATGTTTTTGCCGACAACGGTCAAGAGTTCTTCTTTGACTTTGCTTGGTCGATAAAACGACACGGGTTTGGATCATTGTTCCACTTTGACGatctgaaaaacaaaacaaagaaggtaGCATCAATGGCGATTGGAGATGTTCTTCCCAAAGAGTACGGATATGTTGTCATCGTCGTAGTCCTCTACTGTGTACTCAATTTCTGGATGGCATTCCAAGTCGGCGGAGCTCGCAAGAGGTTTCCACTTTCCACAACATTATTCTTATCCACTTTTCTTGCTTTTCCCGCCTTCAGTTTTAGTTGAAGTTTATCTATGTACTGCGTCTGAGCTTTTCTCTATATTCAATCTTCGATTGGATCTCGCGTTGACTTTTTCTGAAAACAAAACTGCAGGTACAAAGTTGCGTATCCAACACTATACGCAACCGAGTCTGAAAACAAAGATGCTAAGCTCTTCAACTGTGTTCAGGTTTCAAACACTTTCCTTTCCCtcagtgttttttttcttcaagaTGTGAGACGTAATTgggtggtttttttttttgcattggcAGAGAGGTCACCAGAACTCACTAGAGATGATGCCGATGTACTTCTTACTCATGATCCTTGGTGGGATGAAGCACCCTTGCATCTGTACAGCCCTTGGCTTGCTCTACAACGTTAGCAGATTCTTCTACTTCAAAGGCTATTCCACTGGTGATCCTATGAAGCGCCTCACCATCGGGTTTttacttcttcctcttccttttttttatgcTTTAACAAGTTATGGCTTCCTAATTTTGAACTCGAAAGACTAACTACACCTTATAACTAAACTAAAGGCACCTAAATGCTTTTACACGTAATCTAGCTAAGTAATTGACAAACTCGGTTCCACTGTTCTGCAGGAAATATGGCTTCTTGGCAATGCTAGGTCTTGCCGTCTGCACAATCTCGTTTGCCATTACACTCCTTCGCGCCTGAGCTTAACGGTCTTTGTTTGTTTAAATGCTTTTGGTTATTGCTACACTCTTTTGGTTTCTCTACAAGTTTTGTAACATTGTGATTACTTTCTCAGAGTTTAAATGCTCAGTGTTTTTTTCGTAGTTGTAATAAAGCCAACTTTCTGGTCAATCAGGTGAAAAGAATATTGATTAATGGCTCTCTTAACTTATGGTGCTAACAAACTGATTATAAAGAGTAGGTTTAGCTGCTAACACCACAAGTTGAGGGGATCCAAAACCTTGAAACTTTGAGCATGATGGTGATTAACAAGCACCGGCAATAAATAGATTCTGTCGAAGTTGATGGATGATCTGAAATTGCATATGCACTGAAACATCAACCTCTCTAATTATTGGTTGATCAACTTCAATCACTCATATCAAAGAGATTTCATTTGCTCTAAAACAAAGTACAACTCAACCCATTCCACAGTTTACTAGACAGAATTAAAGGTTGTATGTAGTAGATACAATAATAAACATTATTAATATTAGAGATCATCCTAGAAGGATTATGATGAGTCTTTCTCTGATGAAAGCTGCTTAGCGAGAAGGAGAAGCCCAGCTGTTGTGAAGCCTGACAAGACGGCTGACGCATAAAACGTAGCTAGAAGAGTCCCTCTTAGAGACTGCCCAGATGAACAACCAAATAATACATTACacaaatgtttaatttaaaaacccTCAAAACAAGAGAATGCAGTATACACCACAAACCTTTGCGAGTACCAACGCATTGTCATTAGCATACTGCAATGAGCTCTCTGGTATGCTTTGGATTCCCTGACTGATTTGCCATGAAAGTATCCTGTTCAATCCAAGAATGAACTGTTTTACAATGTTGTtaagagacatttctcaaaagTAACAAACAAAGCTTCCACACAAATACCCAAAGACAAATGCAATGGCAGCTCCAGCGTATGCTTTCTCTGGACTCACAGCAACCTGAAGCTCCCCAAACTGCAAttttaaacagaaaaaaatctCATCCGTGAAAAGTAGCTTCAGTGAGCGTAGAGGAGAAATcatattatcattattattaaaGCATTGCCTTAAACATCCTCGTGTTTGACTTTGATTCATTTCCAACTGAGGCAGGTGACGTATTTGCAGATAGGACCTCTCCAGTTGTAATCATCGCTTTAGCAATCTGCGGGTTCTCAGCAACGTTAGTTCTTGTAGGCATGGATGATCCATACAGATTAAGTTAGATGAGTTAAGACTGGTAATCATTATGATAATCAAAACAATCAGTAGAAGAAACCACACCTACTAGGTCTCATGCTGTACCTTCTGTAATTCACCTTGACCATACTGTCCCATTCCCCTGAACCTTCTTCCAGCAGATATCAGACGCCTCCCAAAGGCTGAAGCaataaagagaaaacaaaacgaGAATGAGTTAGATGTAGAAAGACATACAATAGAGCTAACTTTCTTTCTAGTTACCTGATTTGGCACCATCTGTTAATGAAGATTCCAGTTCGGGAAGTTTCTTCACTAAACTACGAGAGGTTGATGTGTCAGCTTGTTCCCAAGCACGCGACAGATTCAGTAACGTCTCCCCAAGCTCTTGACCACACTACCAAAATAGATTCCAGAGGTAAGTCCCTCGAGTAAGAGATGCAAAGATGTTAGCTTTTATACAAAAACACTACAATAGCTATAGCAATATGAAGTGAAAACAGGAACAAAGGCGCTAAGTGAAAAAAAGAGAGACAGCTTCTCTGCTACAATAAGGATGAAACATTCTAATCATTAAGCAATGAACAAGTTTCACATGATTTGGTGGTCAATGGAAGCGAGCAGGAACTAACCTCATCGATGATGGGTCCATTGGAGAGATCAAAGGCAGCATCATTTAACTGGcaagataaaattaaaagaaggcGTTGCAAATCACTAAGAAGTGAGGAAGAAGGGAAGCTTACATCGAGACGAAGATCACTTGGTAGCTGCTGGAAGTAATCTGATGGAAGATCGAAACACTTCTGcaacaacacaacacaacaaagTTTCAGTTTTTCGACTCATCGTTTATCAGAAAACAGAGTTTTGCCACTTACAGAGAGTTGTAGGAGAAGAGATTTCGAGCTTGTTTCTAGAGGTTGAGGAGAATCTGATTCAGCAAGAGCAAATGTGAGGGTAAAGGGTTTCGAAAGATTGAGTCTTTTCGAGGGTAACGGTGGTTTCAGGGAGGATGAGAAAGGAATCAAACGAGGACTTCTTCGCTGCCTTGAAAAGAAGATGGTGGAAGAGAGTCTGTGGAGAGGCTGAACCAGACCAAGAGAATCCATCTtgatacaaaaaaaatggatacactcagtttttagattttatggaTATAAATTGTTTTCGAGAAAAGACGAATTCTTTTGCAACCACTAACAACCaaagttaaatttatatatgtttttagcaGAATAAACAAAGTTGTTGAGTAAGAAAATCAAGACACAGTGCAAAGTCGAAGCAATTCAAGATAAAAAAGATGAATTCTGTAACAAATAGGTTTGCTGGAAGTTTGAAACAGTAAAAGTAAAACAACATTGCATCATCCTACAACATAGAAGAAGCATTTCAAGtccagagtttttttttttttggttttgttttcaccTCCAAGAGGAACCACCAAGCTTGATCACTTCTTCTGAACTTGAATCCCTCCTTGTTCCATATCCTTCTTCCCCTCCTTTCTGACTACTTGCGTCTCCATATAAATCTTTTAGCTTTGCGAGGTTGCTGTTAACAGTCGCAGCTGCTTTCTCCTTGTTGCCATAGTCTCTTTTAGGAGTTGGTTCACGCTCAATTTGCACACTCCTGCTTCTGCTCCTGCTTCTACGGTCGTGTCTGCTTCTATCATCCTCGTAATCACTGCGTCTGCCTCTGCTTTCATAGTCACGCCTTGACCTCCTATCATTACCATAATCCCTCTCCCTTTCTCTGTATCTATCTCTTTCCCTTTCGCGGTCTCTCTCCCGCTGTCTATCTGACTCTCTGTCCGAATAATAGTCTCGGCTCTGGCTCCTCCGTGGGGACCGACGCTGCGGTTCATCCCTTTCGTTTCTGTCATAACCAGAAGGTGGAGGACGGCGAACAGGAGAAGAGCCTCTGGTGGAGGCACGGTGAGGTGCACGCTGCCCAAATGAAACAGAGAGGGATGCTTTTACTGATGGTGGACGACGGGCTGTGTCTTCAGAGCCACGAGACATGTCCCCTGTTGAACCTGATGGTTTTGTTGGTAAATTCATCTTCTCAAGGTTTGATACTATCTGGCGCATCACAGGAACCGGAATACGTGGAAACAATGTATCAAAGTAATActgccaaaacaaaacaaacaaagtcaGATTCAGGAATTAATACATTAACGCATCATATTGCTCAAAAATATGCATGGATAAAAATGACTCTATTATATGGTCAAATTCTAGTGAAAATTTACATCTTCATATTCTTCGCTTATGtattaattcaaaaaatgaagTAAACTCTTCTAGCAGATAACCACAGAACGCTCTTCAGAAAGATAACTTACTACTAGGATGATTTTCTAGGTACAGATGCAAAACcaataaatattaactattatTATTTGGTACTCACCAGGCCAAGCAGCAAATCACGTACGTAAACACCCATGGTCGTCGTCCGTCCATTTGATCCTGGTGCGAACTCCTGAAgcaaagtaaataaatatatttaattattcttCTAAAGCAGTATACTAAATTGAGATGCCTATAATTGTAGCCATTCAGGTCAAAAACATTCTACTGTATGGATCCAAACTCTAATTCATGAACACCTCATTTAGAATACTAACAAGAGCTTCTATACTCTAAAATACATATTAAGGAACTAAAGAAAAACAAGATGATGCTAAACTCACACACAAACTACAAGAATCCAGATGAATGGACAGGCAAATGCGTACGGTATATTTCTTGAGAGCTTGATATCTGTAAAATGTTATCCATAATCGTATGTTACTCTTAAGAACATGATAAAGAAGGTTACCTCATCATCTTTAATGTATGGTTCATACCATGTCCACAACGTCTTTGCATCTGCAACATATCTTAAATATAGGAATCCCACCTGCACATATAGTAACACGTGGTCAGATCAAAAgcaattaacatataaaaatagatGAGACAAGTTGTTATGACATGGAGGAACGTAGCTATGAAATGCAAGGAAGCTCAcgattaaaagagaaaaaaacttcACACAGATCCTAGAACTTTAAATGGACCATCGGTACGCTAGACAGATTATTATCACAGTCGCCTGTTTCTATACTGTTAAATGGGCAGTGGGCAGTGAGGTGATCCTAGGGAGATAAGAGAATCTAAAATAGAAAAGACACCTCAAACCTTGATTTGCAGATACAGCTAGCAAAGAAAGGTCATATTAATAATGGTGGGGAGAAACACTCAGCAACACAAAGAACCCAACTTTGTTTCTGGTTGTGAAAATCTGCtatgaaacacacaaaaaaattacGTGTAGGCTCATAACTTCAACACGGAATGATAAAAGATTAGTTTCAGATGGAACCCAGAGATTAAGAATGCTATTACCTGACTGTTAAGAGGATCTCTAATTATTAACATAGACTAACAACTCAGCTGGTATCAAAGTAACTGGAGGAACATGTATTGaaacaaacaacacacaaataTGCACAAGAAAATGGTTAAGAAGATTCACTTACCGCTCTGATATAAGGAGAATCAGTGTGCTTCAACAGGCCATGCATCTGCTTGACAGTGAGTTTCATGGTGAAGAATTTGTACAGGAGACAGTAAGCTGTGGAAGGACCACGGCAGTTTCCACCCATCCACGGCTCCACATGGCTAACTTGGTTGTAGATTTCATCAATGACCTCATGATAAGTCTTGAGACCATAAAGCTCTTTGAAATAGTCAGAAGAAACAATGTTCATCGAAAGAACCTTCTCCAAGAGTGACTCGTATGCTCTTCCATTTGTCTGTATCTCCGCCATGAAATGCTCACAAGCCTACTacaactctctctctccccgAAACCTGAAACAGAAGACATTAACAAAGCTAAAAGCTTGAAACTTTGTAGTCAAGGGACGAATGATTAACAATTTAAAGAACAAATCGTTTATCTTAAAATTGAAAATCCTAGATTCACCCGAAACCCTAGAAATCGGTTATCGATGCTCTCATGTAAAATCAAACCGTAAAGGAGTTGAATTTCGTGAAACccagaaaagaaaaagtgaaaTTCGATATCAATTTCTAGCCGAACTTGAAAAATCATTACCGATTAGGGTTAGAAGAGACAGCTCGGAGCTGTGGATTTCAGCGCCGGTTAAAACAATTTCTCAGAGTAATTGAACTTTTATTTCAATTGAAATCGCAAGGAGtagacgagagagagagagggagaaaaCCTGA is from Brassica napus cultivar Da-Ae chromosome A4, Da-Ae, whole genome shotgun sequence and encodes:
- the LOC106447765 gene encoding uncharacterized protein LOC106447765, producing MNNLLERRRAVEKNEKTTLFDRVSSWSIKDILNRDLFKQKRKIIPDRFGTVYEYVHCFIPHLLEETRTELFSSLKSLSRSPVFFTHSMEKRIKESSGSSSNTLLYDITLSNEDNFSAKYQPKCGDLIALTKTRPRRIDDLDPLLLVYVFKMDGDLIISVHVSRSLSPGEKHSIRFGVSLTTLTTNTRIWNALHNEAANSTLIQSVLQGNNQATEQCFCFGNDDDDSDRVLDIIRSTKLNKSQEAAILSCVKTTNCSHKNTVKLIWGPPGTGKTKTVATLLFALLKLRCKTVVCAPTNTAIVEVTQRLLALFKETCSSELATCGLGSIALSGNRERMGIDKKDDLLNVFLDERIAKLGHLFSPSSSGWNQRLESLIQFLENTESAYNDYVDPLEDNSEPYSDYVDQSEEEEEKDTFGEFVRDAFSYLSEDLETDMVDLYTHLPKSFISPGVVKKMEAARQALQRVRYFLKENGSGDQLIEGSFKMDCFKRLVTFDCLQALSLLPKCFEEIPDLLETEDIKKFCLQNADIIFCTASGAAELNPGRTGSIELLVVDEAAQLKECESVAALQLPGLRHAVLIGDEYQLPAMVHNEECERAKFGRSLFERLVLLGHNKHLLNVQYRMHPSISRFPNKEFYSGMITDAPVVQESIYQKRFLQGNMFGSFSFINVGRGQEEFGDGHSPKNMVEVAVIAEIISNLSKVSSARKMKVNVGVISPYKGQVRAIQERVGSLPSGQLLTLNVRSVDGFQGGEEDIIIISTVRSNGNGKVGFLSNRQRANVALTRARHCLWVVGNETTLALSGSIWGKLISEARSRGCFFEAADEKNLRDAMNDALLEDVSSSFGTLSIGRNRGRGGW
- the LOC106445028 gene encoding microsomal glutathione S-transferase 3-like, which codes for MAIGDVLPKEYGYVVIVVVLYCVLNFWMAFQVGGARKRYKVAYPTLYATESENKDAKLFNCVQRGHQNSLEMMPMYFLLMILGGMKHPCICTALGLLYNVSRFFYFKGYSTGDPMKRLTIGKYGFLAMLGLAVCTISFAITLLRA
- the LOC106445027 gene encoding uncharacterized protein LOC106445027; this translates as MDSLGLVQPLHRLSSTIFFSRQRRSPRLIPFSSSLKPPLPSKRLNLSKPFTLTFALAESDSPQPLETSSKSLLLQLSKCFDLPSDYFQQLPSDLRLDLNDAAFDLSNGPIIDECGQELGETLLNLSRAWEQADTSTSRSLVKKLPELESSLTDGAKSAFGRRLISAGRRFRGMGQYGQGELQKIAKAMITTGEVLSANTSPASVGNESKSNTRMFKFGELQVAVSPEKAYAGAAIAFVFGILSWQISQGIQSIPESSLQYANDNALVLAKSLRGTLLATFYASAVLSGFTTAGLLLLAKQLSSEKDSS
- the LOC106445026 gene encoding pre-mRNA splicing factor SR-like 1; its protein translation is MAEIQTNGRAYESLLEKVLSMNIVSSDYFKELYGLKTYHEVIDEIYNQVSHVEPWMGGNCRGPSTAYCLLYKFFTMKLTVKQMHGLLKHTDSPYIRAVGFLYLRYVADAKTLWTWYEPYIKDDEEFAPGSNGRTTTMGVYVRDLLLGLYYFDTLFPRIPVPVMRQIVSNLEKMNLPTKPSGSTGDMSRGSEDTARRPPSVKASLSVSFGQRAPHRASTRGSSPVRRPPPSGYDRNERDEPQRRSPRRSQSRDYYSDRESDRQRERDRERERDRYRERERDYGNDRRSRRDYESRGRRSDYEDDRSRHDRRSRSRSRSVQIEREPTPKRDYGNKEKAAATVNSNLAKLKDLYGDASSQKGGEEGYGTRRDSSSEEVIKLGGSSWR